The following nucleotide sequence is from Falco naumanni isolate bFalNau1 chromosome 6, bFalNau1.pat, whole genome shotgun sequence.
tttatttgttttgctggtttgtttgtgtttttacaAATGCAATGTTCAAACAAAAGCACACATACCATTTTTGTTGACAGCCAAGAACTAGTTTCTGAGTGGCTAATAACAGAGGTGATGAGGTCAGTAGTCAAAATCCAAACTTTTCAGTGATACAGACCCAGAAACTTTTAATCTTAGTTTTTCACAGTTAAGATAGGATGAAGTACGAATTGCTAAAGTCTCTGTGCTGTAGAACATGACCTGTCATTCAAGCATCATATTCCAGCAGGGACAAGCTAACCTATAATTGAGTGCTGGACTTCAGATCCATACAGCATGCAGTAAGTGCTCAGCCATGGCACTACAGCTGTGATCTGCCTTTTTCACCACAGCTTGCTGCACCTGCCCGACAGTGATGTGCTTACTGCATGTTACTACATCTGCGAGGATGTAATTCCTCAACGGTCCCAAGGGGAGGATTCACAATGGGGAGAAGTGCAGGATGTGCAACTTTTTACTGAGACATAAGCAGCTGAAATATGCAGTCAGTGaatggggggtgtggggtggcaGCATGTCTAAGCAGGTCTTTATTCCAGTTAGTTTTTGTGAAGGTGATCTATGTGTCTCTTCACTGTtctaaatcagcattttcattaGCGGCTTGTGGGAACATAATGTCTGCCATCACAGCCTGGGATCACCTATTCCTTGGTGCTATATGTGTATTTTGCATGATGGCCCTCCTCTATGGCGCATGCACACATCGCAAAGCCATATGCATCACCACCTTACAGGAGGGGTATGTCTGCTCTCTTTCAGGCCTGGTATGGGTGCCTCAGAGGTGCTGCCAGTTTATGGCACATGGCCTGTCACTTCTTGAACTGAGTATCCCACTATTGTTCATGCCATGGCTAGGGGACTGTGTGCACCCATCCGTGGGAGGAAATTAATTGCCTTGACTGCATAAGCTGTACTATTCCACAGCTCAACGCTGCTTGGTGTGTCGAGAGCCCAGAGCTATATACCTCAGGTGCTGTTATGCCAGACGCTAAGGTGTTCTCCGGTGTGACACCAAgttattcttttcctctgcccagcaattcctctccttccctttcccagcccTAGGGTTATCTGCTTGCTGCAGAGCGTGTTCTGGGTGCGGAGGGGTGCTGGCGGGCAGCCCAGGGGCAGCATGGCCCTCCGACACCCATGGGAGGGCTCCAGGACCTACCCCAAGGTGCAGGAAGCAACCTGAGAGAGTGCTGCAGCAACTTTGTGtatctgcctgccctgctgtgaCTGCAGCATCGGAGGTGCTGCCCATGTGCCCTCAGCACTCTGGTGATGGACACCACTGGCGGTAcagatatttacatatatatacatatatttatatataaacagatATACAGATATagggtttatttgtttgttttttcttttccctaaaatGCATTAGATTTGGTCCAGCACCAGTGCAGGAACGCCTCAGCTGCATGGCCAGGAATAACTCCATCTATGTGGTTGCAAACATTGGGGACAAGAAGCCGTGTAACTCCAGTGATCCTGGCTGCCCAAGTGATGGTCGCTATCAGTACAATACCAATGTCGTCTTTGACCCAGAGGGGAAACTAGTGGCTCGTTACCACAAGGTAAAGTGGCCTTGGAAAGTCAGGAGCTGTTTTTCCACAACTTCTAAATTGTGTCAGTTTGGCAAGAGAATTATGTGCCAGTCATTGTCCCACagcagatttttgcttctgtttataatttaaaagaatctCTCTCTTGCTGTGAAGTGTTGACTCCAAATTTGCATTTGCTGTCATGTTTCTCAAAACAAGACTAGAATGAAAAATGATTTCTCAGGTCCAATTTAGTGGCTTATGTGTTTGGTTGACTTTCTCAGCTTGTTAACACCCTATTACTGGAAATCCCGCTGCTTAAGCAGCTTTAGGTTTCAGTGCCAAGTTTTCAACAGACTAGCCCTTCCCATTccaggattttaaaatgttcatctGCATCTTATCTTAGGTGAGTAGTCTGATTCAAGGAAGACAGGCCCtttcctatattttttttccGATGATGATTCAGCACAGTTTTTGCATAGCAGGATTTATCATGGAAAAAACCCATGGACCTAAGTCAGGTGTAAAAAGAGATGAGAGCATTGAAACATTTGCACCCAATGAAAGtatcttctttcagttttatgtGCCTACCTGCAAAGTTTGTTAAAGTTGTTTGGCGGTCATGTGCCAGATACCATGCCTATGTGGCCAGACTGAAGTCAGTTGTTTATTTAATGTTCTTCAGGCCCAGTATTTCACCTGGTTCTTCCCAGATTATGCCAAGATACTTCTTTGTGAGCAGACCGAGTGAGGGGGACACTAATAGGCTGGTCCCTTGTGTGCCAGCCTGGCATGGCCCAGGGGCTGAGTTACAAGTTCAGTAAACTTGAACCTCTTTCCTGGCTCGGTGCACATGTTTATTGTCCAGGCCAGCTGGAGATTAAAGAATTCTTTTAGTAAACATGAACgtgaaggaagaaggaaaatgctggAAAGCTGAGAATGTTGCAAACTTAGATTATTCTCTTTGCTGAGATCATCTACCTTTCCCCCATCACCACagcctttgttttcctctctgctttgcagTCTCCCAGTACTGTCTTGTGCTTCCTGCTGGTGCTTCGTGCTTCCAGTCCTGTACGTCTCCACACCAAGGTTGCCAATCCTGTCTCTTGGCACCAGATCCTCCGTGCTCCTCTTccattatttctcttctgtgtgtCTTTCAGGTCACCAGAATTATAATCTAGGTGGGGAGAGTGGAGATGATATTTTTATGGAGGTTGCAGGTGGCTGTCACTAACAAACCTGCAGACAGCTGGTTGCTTTCCTAGCTATATGCCAGGACAGTATGTCTCCCCATAGCCACCTTTTGGGCACTACGCTGATCATAACAATTTTAGCCTGACTTCCCACATGTGAAGGCTTCAAACACAGGTCAAAATACTTCTCCAGTCATTCTGAACAGTTTTAGGGAGTAACTCCAGGATATTGCAGTGCCTTTAactggtttctctttttttccttcccctacAGTATAACCTCTTTATGTCAGAAACTCAGTTTAATTACCCCAAAGAGCCAGAAGCCATCACCTTTGAGACCCCCTTTGGGAAGTTTGGCATTTTCACTTGCTTTGACATCCTTTTCCGTGAGCCTGCCGTGGTCCTGGTGAGTGAGTTGCAGGTGGACACCGTGCTCTTCCCGACAGCTTGGATGAACGTCCTGCCGTTTCTGACTGCGGTTGAGTTTCACTCTGCCTGGGCTATGGGCATGGGTGTCAATTTACTTTCAGCAAATACTCACAACATCAGCTTGGCAATGACAGGTAATTAATTCTTACTctgactgaaaaatattttctgaaaaaaactgaaaaataaccatGAATCTTTATTCTCTGTTCTGCAACGTGATTTTGCAGAGGAATACGATGTGTTTATCTGCAAGGTGAAGAGTCTAGTTACCAAATTTTAAACCCGACAAAACCTGTTCCTACTGGTGCCATACAAGGCACAGCAAAACTTgtggtgttttcctttcttcactcTAGCTTCttaggattttcttttgtttcttttaatgccTCTAAACAACTAGTAAGTTACTACCCCTCATACCTGAGTAGAAACTTCTGAAACTTAGGCTCTTTTCCTCTCCACCTCTAAGTCCGTGACTGAATGCCACACTGTAAATATACTTGTAAATTGCATACATGTCTCCATTTATTCTAGTCAAATGAAAGACTTAGTTGTAGCTATATTTGACACAGTTGTGTTAAAAAACCAAATTTTCAGACCTGTTTCACTAACGTTGCTAAGAAGCCTGAGTTTTGTAAGAGCATAGCACTGATTTTCTAGAGCTTAGCTCATGGTATAGTATATTTCAGCTAGACCAGTATCTTCACTGAGCTGTGAAACCACAGTATTGGCTTGGGGCTTCTCATTTAAAATGACTGACAGGCCACTGCTTGTTGTCCATTTTATGTGGCTCTTCAGCAGTGATGGGTATGACAGATCTTTGATTTCCCTCTGTTGCTTGGCGCTGGTCAGGCGTGAATTCCCTATGTAGGGGCAAGTCCTCAGCCAGTGTGAAATGGGGCTGGAGAGCTGTTATCTCCTTCTGTGTTCACCAGAATGGTCCTGTGATACTTgcctgtgttgtgttttggatggTCTCAATTGGTAAATGGTCCTTTTACACTGAGTAGCCGAGAAGAAAGGAATTCTTGACTGACTCTGTTGTGTACAGGAGAAAAGAGAACTGGGGACACCATAAACACAACCATAACATAACATCCTCTGCCTTTGGCTATACTGAGCAAACCTCACGCAGGGAAATAAATGCTATCTTTTGCCAAAACATGAGCTCTGTGTAGTGCATTGCTAATGATCACCTTTGGTGAGACtaaaatttctgtaatatttataaaatagtGGATAAGCTAGCAGTAGGGACAATTAAAAGCACgatatgaatttttttaattctttttggaCTGACTATTGTACTCTCCTCAGGGAGTGGTATTTATGCACCAGACGGAGCCAGAACATACTACTACAATATGAAAAGTGGGGATGGTCACCTCCTTATTGCTGAGCTAGATTCGCACCCTCGCCTTTCTCCTGCCTCCTCACCTGCTGTCAGCTGGAGCTCATATGCTTTGAGCGTCAAAAGATTCTCACTGAATGACCGTGATTTCAGTGGACTCATCTTCCATGACCGGTTCACTTTCACTGAGCTCACTAAGCCTGAGGGGAATCTCACCGTTTGCCAGAAAGACCTCTGCTGTCACTTGAGCTACAAGATGGCGGGGAAACGAGAAGATGAAGTTTATGTGCTGGGTGCTTTTGATGGGCTTCATGTTGTTGAAGGACAATACTATTTGCAGGTAATGATTCTTTGGAGGGGGATTACTTATTTTAGGAAACTTTACAGGGAGAAACCTTCAGCTCTGTGTGGGAAAAAGACAGTGACTTTCTTGTATGCTGGAGTCCTGGTGTCCTATTTGTTAGCGATGGGAAGTAGTTGCTGAAACTTCCAAGCCTGCTTACCTTTAAGTCCAACAAATACAGTGGAGAGTATCTAAACCTCTTTTAAGATCCCAGAGTGCACTCACTGCCTTTTTAGGCATGCAATATTGGCTGAATTTAGGTCCTCTTTTGCGATTATCTGCAGTAAGTGTTCTGAATCATCACTGTATTCTTCATCAAACAGTTCCTgttaaaaaatcaatttatcCTATCTATCTTTATGAGTTGCTTTGATAATTTAGAGTCATAGAGATGTTAACTTTTTGTCATTACCCAAATCATAACAATGTAATTTACAGAAATTGCATATGACTTCCACAGGAAAAATCCACTCTTCCTCTCTTTCAATCAAATGTTTGAGAAGACAGTGAGTTACATTCTGGTGGAATTTGCTTAAAGCCATATTAGAAAACATTCTTTGCCTTCCTGATTTAGTTATTGTGCCCAGCATGTGTGccagattattctttttttagttaCTTCTGTCTGTCGGCGTGGCCTTTTTTTATCAGCTGGTACAGACTCCCGTATATGGGGGGAGGTCTTAGCCAGAAAACAGCTCATCCAATACATTTAAGAAGGCAGCTTGAATAAATTCAGTTCTTGGTGAACTCACTTGAAAAATTTATTTCGGTGATTGTGGAAGGAGCACATCGTCTCTACTAATACTGAATTTTCTAGAGTGGACAGGAatttttactcttcctttttccctcaGTAGTTTTTTCATTCCCTCAGAACGTGCTGAgagaattttgttctttatttctcagCTTATTTGTATTTCAACACAAAACCATACTTGCTGATGAATAATACTTCTGATGTTTGCAAATATGCTTCTTCTGTCTCCCAATACCTGACACATAGAAAAATTCTATCACctgacagcaaaaccagccaaTATCTTTTGAATCTTCACAGGAGTGTTAGCCCTATTTCATATGTCTTCATGatgtacataaatatttatcagCAGGATAAAAAAGCTCTTACggacaaaaggaaaacattgccGTTCCTACTTGCCTTTATGTACTGCAGCCACTAACACGAAACTCTAACAAAGGATGCTAACTTCATCACTTAGACATATATTCACCAGGGTTTGGATAGAGAACATCAGATTCAGATTTCCCATGGACTGCCAGGCTGTCTAATGAATTGTCGTTAGCAACGTGTACAAATACCAGTGAGAGAACCTGTGAATACAGTTGAACAACGTACCCATGAGGAGGACTGTGTTTCATGTGTCTAAAATTTCCATTCACAGACTTTTCTTACTAAGACATGTGGGAAAGGAACCTTCAAACAGGAAAACTGGCAATTGGAAGAATTACTGGAAGTGACAGGACTGGGTTTTAGGGATGAAATAAATTGCTCTGGCAGAATTTTACATCAGAAACAGGTTATTTCTAACTACTAAGGCAATGGAGGTCTGGAATACCCCCAGTCAGATCAAGGGGTGAAAAAATAAGCTACAACTAAAAAGAAGTTGCTTAAAGATTATGAAAGAGATCCTGTGATAGTCATGTGCTCTGACACACACTTTGATGACACAAGACTTTCCTACCAGAGTATTTCTGTCTTCCTAAATATGTTGTTGTCTTCTCCTCCCTGCAGATATGCACGCTGCTCAAGTGCAAGAGCACAGACCGGAACACATGCGGGCAGCCCGTGGAGACGGCTCAGACCAAGTTTGAGATGTTCTCCCTCAGCGGCACGTTTGGCACCAATTACGTCTTTCCAGAAGTCTTGTACAGTGGGGTGCAGCTGGCCCCCGGGGAGTTTGAGGTAATGGGACACCCTGGAGCTGTGTCATGCTAGGTTCTAGGTTCTCTGCAGGTGATGGGATAAATTCTCTCAAAACAGCCAATAGTGAATAATCAAATCTATTAAATACCTTCTAATGAAGTGACTGTTTTCAGTAAGAGATATGATCTAGGTACCTTCTTCCTGTTTTATCACATTTTTCTGAGCTCTTAGCATGTTTGTATGGGTACTGCTCTAATCATGTCCTTCTCTTACCTTTTTCAATTAGGTATTGGATGATGGGTGCTTGATAAGTAAGACAAGACCAACAAGACCAGTTGTCACTGTGACACTTTTTGGACGGTGGTATGAAAAAGATCATCTGAAACAAGACCCACAACCATCACCTTCCCCATGATATTACCGTAACTGAAGCTGTACACTATTAATGTTGTATCCAAATAAGATACAGCGTCCTCTACTACAACAATCCCATCTATGTTTCTTATTTCCAGTTTCACAAGCTTCTTATCAATGTACTTAGTTTAGTAATAACAcagcaatattattttattgctaCCATTTATTGAGAAGTATCTATCTTTATATGATAAAATTAGTAATCTTTTATTAGTGCAAAAAAACAGTTGTGgttctctctctgttttctggatttttatttttatagcccTCAAAAATGCTGTATTGTGGGCCAGAGGATACATTCTTATTAAAATAGCATATTTTATAATTGCAGATTATTATGAGACCAGTAAATAAAACAGTGAAAGGTATGATTTGTGGCAGCTCTGTGCAAAAAAGCTCAGTAATGCTTTGCCTCTGATACAACTACTTATGCTGACCTATGCAAGTCTGCTCTTTTACCCCActtatacaatttttttctatttgtgttgctttggttttattgcCATTATGCCATTGCTCCATGTCATGTGGCACATGTGTTTTTCGATTGACTGGATAGCAAGCAAAACTGAATTCCAAAttaaatataagaataaatgcagtttattataatacaatataataaaggaaaatagcatgctatatgataaaaggaaacagtactggttattatgcacaatatgataaaagagcaataggaggGAAGCATCaaatcattactgcaaagcgttacagagactaagaaaaggaCACATCACCAATTACCAGCTTAACGTCATCCAGGTCCACACTCTGGCTGCGAAGCCCcactgcagctggtgccaggaGTCTCTTggtaactgggaaaattcctACATGTTGCGTCCACCCGTAGGTGAGGCTTCTGCCCAGTCCCAGACCTTGCTCGCCTTTATcctcagtgaaaaacaaaaatagtttacacACCTAGTGTATGTAAACTTGTAAGTTTAGGCTAAGTGCAGGCATGCAGTATCTCATGATTCATAAGGTTCACACATGCCAGGGACATTGGCAGACACCCAAGCGTGGTGGAGTTACTGTCATGACACAGCCGCACACAATATTTATGTGTGGATGGTCCTGCTCATATCTTGCTTGTTCAGGGGGCTCAGgacaaacaccacctgctcGTTAAAGTTGTCCTTGAGCTTCCTGAGCTCACCGTCCAAGTTAAATGATTCCTAATTGaagacaaagactttttcataagcagtaatcaatttaataattttcaacaGAACATGGCAACACAAAATAGTGCATCATGGAGACTGAGCAAGGACTCCAATCAAAGAACCAACCCTGAAACAAAACCTGCCACCACTTCTTGGTCAGAACCCAACATGAATTATCATTTCATTGAAATCTCCGTTGAAGCAAAActtcaaactgaaatattttgcttgccAGTTCTGAACATCAGCTTGTCAACACCGGCTGGCCGCACTCACTGGatgcttttcagtgctgaacTGTTTGCAGCCAGTAAAGATATCACTGAGTGGCCTTGTATCATacagcagctccttcctcccatcttcttgatttctttctggTCATATAACACCAACGTATGTGAAATAaggcttttcctttgcttcttcGTGATAATGCTGGGTGGTGCTGCCCTGCAAATGAATTTGCTGTAGGGATTAGGGGGTTCAGATTTCTACTTAAGACCAGCTACTCCTGGTGAGAAGACACTCTTGACAtctttgcttcctcttctcccccagCAACCTGTGctttattgctgctgctggacccTAGTGACCTTCCTTCAGCATATCAGTGTATAAAGATGTGCATGTTTGTGGCTGTGTCTTTAAGAGTAGTCAGAAACTGCTATTAGTTtaatttatctttccttttccccacacTGGCACCATTCCTGGCCTCAGTGCTCTCGTGGTGCTGTCAAGATCCTCAGTCCCATGTACCTCTGTTATGGAACTGGTGAGATGCTGGGAGTGCAAATACTATCCCAACTCCAGCACTGATTATGCATGATGTCACCATAtgaccttttctgttttcaaatgtaaatagGTACTCACATGTGACATTAGCATCATGTCTAACACAACAATATTTATCAAAAGCCCCAGAGAATGTACTCTGACTCATGGAAGATCAACTTCACTGCTGCTAGAGCTACGCGTTCTTAAAACCTTGTTCACTGTTGGAGTCAGTTACTGTCTGACTGCAGACTGACTGCAGTACGGCGAGGCATTATCCAGTGTGATCCTCTTCCCATGGGTACAAACTCAGTGCAGACGCTGTACTTGTTCCCTGGGAACCTGGTGGGTGATACTGCAACTCTCTCAGGGAAAGGATCTGGCTTTAAGGGAGGCTATGGCATGGAAGGTCTGCTCTTGCAATGCAGAAGGGCTCCAGCAGGAATGCAGAGCCAGTCTCAGAGCTGAGGCGCGGCTCCTTCAGGTTTGTTCACTGCTGATACTAGTCCTCTGGCTGAGGGAATGTGTGTGCAAGTAGTATGTGATCCCAGCCCTGAATCTGGTGAGTATCTTGAATTCAGGATTCAGTTCAAGGCTATTGTACTTTAGGTATATTTGCATGTTGAGTATTTTCCTATAGAAGACCGGCATAAGCCATCACGACACTAAACTCTTTTTGCTACAAAGATTGTGTAACATATATCGTTGTGAAATGTGTTATTGTGTAAAGTGAGTCAAGCATACAGAATGTAATCTGGTGCAAATCTACCCATTATCCACATAGCAACTCAGTCTGCATAAAGACAAGCCTGTGTGTAACCACCGATAACAATTCATACTTCTCTGAAGGAAATGCAGTAAAAAAGCGTTTTGTTACCTGACAGCTGACCTCAGAACCAAAGAAGGTAAGAAACCTGGGCAACTAGATACAAGTGGTTTTTGTGCATGTGCAGCTATAGTTTCAAGGTTTCTGCTGGAGTGATCCGTAGACATAAGAAAGCAGGTTGCAATATGTGAGATTTAGAAATTGTGGCTCCCATTCACGATGCTTTTCCAATGAACACCTTTGGGGACAAAAGATCTTTAGAGCTCAGCTACTGTGTGGTGTGCTGAACAGGTTTGCTCCGGGCAGCCCCCTGCAATGAGGAGCAGCCCCCAAAGGCCCTGCAACTCTGAGCTGGTGCTatgctgggctggggtggcccAGGCAGTGCCCATGCGGCAGCACcaagctggggaagggctgcctgcctcctgcagccctgcctgcaccccgtGCCCTCGGCTTTGGGCAGGAATGTGGCTGTGCTGAGATTTCACAAATTCTggcttgttttcctgctgtgacCTGGGCTTGCCTTGAACTGCATTACTACAGCCATGCCACACCTGAATCGTTATTTGCAGATCTGGCAGGCGATgtgtttcttcagctgcagcacagcggTGGCTTCGCCATGACTTCTCTGCCAGTGGTGTAAGGCAGAATTGCTCAATGCTGGCGGCTCTC
It contains:
- the VNN1 gene encoding pantetheinase isoform X1, with translation MLPSQPLLHAAVFALAALQALASDTFIAAVYEHAVILPDATDEPVSPDEALALMNRNMDVLEGAIKEATQQGAHIIVTPEDGIYGWLFTRETIYPYLEDIPDPAVNWIPCTDPTRFGPAPVQERLSCMARNNSIYVVANIGDKKPCNSSDPGCPSDGRYQYNTNVVFDPEGKLVARYHKYNLFMSETQFNYPKEPEAITFETPFGKFGIFTCFDILFREPAVVLVSELQVDTVLFPTAWMNVLPFLTAVEFHSAWAMGMGVNLLSANTHNISLAMTGSGIYAPDGARTYYYNMKSGDGHLLIAELDSHPRLSPASSPAVSWSSYALSVKRFSLNDRDFSGLIFHDRFTFTELTKPEGNLTVCQKDLCCHLSYKMAGKREDEVYVLGAFDGLHVVEGQYYLQICTLLKCKSTDRNTCGQPVETAQTKFEMFSLSGTFGTNYVFPEVLYSGVQLAPGEFEVLDDGCLISKTRPTRPVVTVTLFGRWYEKDHLKQDPQPSPSP